In one window of Arthrobacter pascens DNA:
- a CDS encoding IclR family transcriptional regulator encodes MKPPTKLASKVPAAENTLRILKLLASKRGPMAASSIATALGLPRSSVYHLLGVMEANGFVLHLHEEQRYGLGISAFELSSAYSRQEPLSRLGRPLLASLVDVIGESAHLAVLHGRDVLYIVEERAKNRPSLVTDVGVRLPSHLTASGRAILAALPKSQVRALYPNAAAFTSRHEVEGAIMKYSALSSHLDRVRQRGYATEHGEVTPGFGSIAAAVTDHVGWPTAAVAVTFLEDKLPADEWPALAARVQKVADELSVRIHGRPTK; translated from the coding sequence ATGAAGCCGCCTACGAAGCTGGCGTCCAAGGTCCCGGCCGCTGAAAACACCCTGCGAATCCTCAAACTGCTGGCCTCGAAGCGGGGGCCGATGGCGGCGTCGAGCATTGCCACGGCACTGGGCCTGCCGCGCTCAAGCGTCTACCACCTCCTGGGGGTGATGGAGGCAAACGGTTTTGTGCTCCATCTCCATGAGGAGCAGCGGTATGGCCTGGGCATCAGCGCCTTTGAACTGAGTTCGGCCTATTCGCGGCAGGAGCCGTTGTCCCGCCTGGGCCGGCCGCTGCTGGCGTCCCTGGTGGATGTGATCGGCGAGAGCGCGCACCTGGCGGTGCTCCACGGCCGCGACGTCCTCTACATCGTGGAGGAAAGGGCCAAGAACCGCCCCTCCCTGGTCACCGACGTCGGGGTCCGGCTCCCCAGCCACCTGACAGCGAGCGGCCGGGCCATCCTTGCCGCCCTGCCCAAGTCACAGGTCCGGGCGCTGTATCCGAACGCCGCCGCCTTCACGTCACGGCATGAGGTGGAAGGCGCCATCATGAAGTATTCCGCGCTGTCCTCTCATCTGGACCGCGTCCGGCAGCGCGGTTACGCCACCGAGCACGGCGAAGTCACGCCTGGCTTTGGCTCCATCGCCGCCGCCGTCACGGACCACGTGGGATGGCCGACGGCGGCAGTCGCCGTGACGTTCCTGGAGGACAAGCTGCCGGCTGATGAATGGCCCGCGCTCGCAGCCCGGGTGCAGAAGGTCGCCGACGAGCTCTCCGTCCGGATCCACGGCCGGCCCACCAAGTAG
- a CDS encoding gamma-glutamyl-gamma-aminobutyrate hydrolase family protein, whose amino-acid sequence MNVHDDAAIKPIIGLTTYLEKAVTDGCGTVRAAFLPETYLTPILEAGGVPVLLPPQPPVGNLIEHLVSRLDGLLIPGGWDVDPGLYGQAPHPETNQPKPERDQWEQALIIEALRQNVPLLCICRGEQLLNVTLGGTLHQHLPDVVGNGNYQLGGHRFNGIQVEIRPDSQLGALLGRASLDAVPVSHHQAVDRLGDGLIATAWSEDQVVEAIEYPGHRFCLGVQWHPEQLADERALFAGFVEAASAKMLSRLAPATLEAPALAEELSAS is encoded by the coding sequence ATGAACGTGCACGACGACGCTGCGATCAAGCCGATCATCGGGCTGACCACCTATCTGGAAAAGGCAGTAACCGATGGTTGCGGCACCGTGCGCGCCGCGTTCCTCCCCGAGACATACCTGACGCCGATTCTTGAAGCGGGAGGCGTGCCCGTCCTGCTTCCCCCGCAGCCGCCCGTCGGGAACCTGATAGAGCACCTCGTGAGCAGGCTGGACGGTCTGTTGATCCCCGGAGGCTGGGACGTGGATCCGGGGCTCTATGGCCAGGCGCCGCATCCGGAAACAAACCAGCCCAAGCCGGAACGCGATCAATGGGAACAGGCCCTCATCATCGAGGCCCTCCGGCAGAACGTTCCGCTTCTCTGCATTTGCCGTGGCGAGCAGCTGCTCAACGTCACTTTGGGCGGAACACTCCACCAGCATCTTCCCGATGTCGTGGGCAACGGCAATTATCAGCTGGGCGGGCACCGGTTCAACGGCATCCAGGTGGAGATCCGGCCGGATTCCCAGCTCGGAGCACTTCTCGGCAGAGCTTCACTCGATGCCGTCCCGGTGTCGCACCATCAGGCCGTGGACCGGCTCGGCGATGGGCTGATTGCCACGGCCTGGAGCGAAGACCAGGTGGTTGAAGCCATCGAATACCCCGGCCACCGCTTTTGCCTGGGCGTGCAGTGGCATCCGGAGCAGCTGGCGGACGAAAGGGCGCTGTTCGCCGGATTCGTCGAAGCCGCGAGTGCCAAGATGCTCTCAAGGCTCGCCCCGGCCACTCTTGAGGCCCCGGCTTTGGCCGAGGAGCTCAGCGCCAGCTGA